The nucleotide window TGTACATAAAATTGAACACAAAGCTTTTGATAATAGTTATATTTTTTCAACATCTGATGCTGGAAAAGCAAAGGATGTCATAAGTAATATTGGAAAGCAATTAACTGACGAAAAAATGAGTTTAGGATATGATAATTCTCAAGCTTTAGTTTTTTTCCATAATAGCTCTCCTAATAATTCTTTACCTATATTTTGGGCGGAAGGAAAATGTAAAATTTTGGAAGGTATAGATAAAGAGTCAAGTGAAATCACATGGAATCCGCTTTTTCCACGTAAGGAAAAAGGAATGCATATATATTCAGAGAATGTTACGAATATTACTTCCGAGGAAAAATCATATAAAAACCTAAAGAAAATTATAAAAGATATAAACGGAAATAATGAAATAACAGACAATATAACATATATTTTAATGAAAATAATCAAAGAGGGTAACAATACATATATATACGACGAAAAAGAACTTAGCAAATTTATTTCTGAGGATGATTTAAAGTTAGACAATAGAATTAATAAAGCACTATATTCAAACTCATTAGAATGGTTAGGAAAAACTAAAAATAATTATTTCGTAAAATATGGGATTGGCTATATACTTAAATTGAATGAATTCCAGCAAGAGTTAAAACATTATATATTTAGTAAAGAGGAAGATGCAGATTTTACCTATATTCTGAATAAAATTGATCAGGATAAAAAGGCTGTATCCTATACATCTGATTCTTTTAATTTTTTAAATACAAAAAAACCTGAATATGAACCTTACACGCTAGCTGATAAAGTCCAGCCAAATGATACAATTAGAATCATGTCATATCATTATCGGTATGCACTTACTCAAGATAAGATCATGAATATATTTGAAAAGAAACTAAAACAAAATGTCAAAATTAAAATAATGCTTATGCATCCATATTCACCTCATATAAGATTACCACAAACAAGAAATGAGATAATACAAGCTACCTCTAACTTAATAGATATAGCTATTAAAGAAAGAAGCAGACACCTAGAAGTTAGGTATTATGGAAAAAAGTTAGTTGATGATCAACAAAATGAAAGTAAGAATTTCTTATTTCGTGGACATATTTATGGTAATGAAGCCATAGCTTTTGTTCCGTTTCCTTCAAAAAGATCAAATGGAACGGTCTTAGGGGATCCATATTATTTAACTTGGGATAAGCAAAACGTATTTGTCTTTATTAATAAAGACAACGATTCATTATTGAACATTATTGAATTATATCAAAATTATTTCGATGATATCTGGTATGATTCATCGACGTTAATTAATGAATTTCTTGAAGAAGAAATGATAAATGGAATAGATAATAAGCTAATTAGTCAACTATCTGATAAGTTTAAATCATATAATGAATTAAAAAATATTACTAACTGGTACGAAAATAATGAAAACATTGTCTCTGACATTAAAAATAAAGAATTAGTCCAAATCGAAATACATCCCACTAATAAATGTAATTTAATTTGCTCTTTTTGCTTCTATAAGGATAGAAGAATCTATCAAGAAATGAACACATCAACTCTTGAAAGAATTATTGATGATGTTTATAAATATGGAAAAAGGATCATTTTTTCGGGAGGAGGGGAGCCAACATACTATTCTGACATCGAATCAATTATAAAAAAATGTAAAGAATATAAATTACCCATTGGTATTATTACGAACGGTTATTTCGATAAATCGTTTATTGATTGTATTTATAGGAATTTTGAAAAAGATGACTTTATTAGATTTTCAATAGATGCGGGGAGCTCTAAAAACTTTAATAATATTAAGGGAATTCGTGGAAATGGAGACATCTATAATAAAATATTAAATAATATAAAAACAATTTCAGAATATAATAACCGACATTTCGAAGTAAGTATTGGTTATGCTGTTGGAAGTAAAAATTGTGATTTAAGCGAAATATTTTCATTTTTAGACTTTTTACGTCGTAATATTAAAAGCGACATTAAAATAATGTTTCGGCCAATTATCGATATACCAGAAGAAGAATTATTCAGTTCTGAGAGTTTAAATAACGAACAAATTGATATGCTATTGAATAATATTTTTGAAATCGAACGTAAAATTCCAATTGAAGTAAAACATAATCTTAGTGATTTTGTTTTACGATTAGAAACATTAAAAAATACACGAAATTATGGGATTATACGAAATAGTAATACTAATGAAAATAGATGTTATATAGCATATTCCGCGCCGATAATAGAACCGGATGGCAACATTTTCCTATGTCATATAAGTAGCAAATTATGGAGAATTAATAAAGATTCACCTGGATCACTAATTGGTTATAGTGTTGAAAATCCTATTGGCCAAATCATCAATAATAGAAATTTTTCAGATATATGGGATGATTTTAAAAATAAGCCTAATAATAAATATTATTATTGTAATAATTCAAAATTATGTAATCCAAGAGATCTATTATTAAATAAAAAAATGAATAGGAATTACGTACTTCAAATGCAAAATCAACCTCCTTAACCATCATATTTAAAATTCGAGTCTTAGAAAGTTGTTGGCTTATTGCTATTGATTTTGTACCCAAGTGCACAAGTCCTATAGGTCTTCCAGCCTTCTTTTTTTATTTTGTTCCAGAACTCATCAGAAATCTCATAATCGTGACCAATTTCTTGTCTTGACATTATAGTAAATTATCCTGAAGCAGAATTATTATACTTTTCGGATAGGCTCTTATGGTAATATATAAAAGGCTTTGTAGAAAACCTTACTTCGATGTAAATTATACAACATTTTTGTTTATGAGCTGATCCTAAAACTCAAAGTTATACTCAAATTTTCAGAAATACATAGGGTCCTTCCAAATCAGTACTAAAACTAAGGGTATACAATGCTTATTTTAGATAATAGATATGCATTTAGGGTTTCTCCATCTAAAATACATCCTAAAAATCAATTCTTTAGGTAAATAATATATAATACTCTTTTAAATCAAAAAGAGAGCGAAATAATTACTTTATTCCTTTACAATTTATGTTTATTTATAAATAAGGCATCTAATATCATTTTCATCTATATAAAATTCAATGTTAAAAATAAGGAAAAAGCAACGTTTAATTTACCAATTAAAGTATCTAAATCAGTTAAACAACAAATAGATCCTTTAATGAATGCATTTTTCAAGGGGTCTAGAAATACAGTATTTTTTAGTGAAATCAAAAATCAGGGATGAGAACCAATCCCATCCCCGTATTCAGTGTATCCAACACAATAGTTTTCAATGACGAAAAGAGGAGTTTTAGGCGTAAGGGTTACGTAATCCCTTGTTGACGCCGAAGGTCTTGCGCTCCTCAACTGTCTTCTGGTTTTTGTCGATCTTCTCTTTCGCAAGCTTCCTGAGGAGATCGAGACCGGGTTTGACTTCCTCAATGGGTTTCGTCTCGAACAGGCCTGCTGCGACTGCTTTGGACCAGATTTCGTTTCCTACTTTGGTGCGGATGAAAACCGTAGACCAGCCGTCCGGGCTTCCGACCGAACCGGTTGAGATGTCTGCGAGGTTAGAGACATAATCAAGACAGACATGACAGCCTGGCTGCTC belongs to Methanosarcina barkeri 3 and includes:
- a CDS encoding radical SAM protein; protein product: MYELNSIKKSLEDLKEKHKLDYSLIKAYAGSLIIKNPSLDIYQIKELLSLNEVVLNDFKPSEFEDNYIIIHKQNVAQTNEYVAFKNKLNNELEGVELDKVEKWLDQFPFFDWKIYGLKLLSETLYINEKNKDDNLKTILNFVSDPDKTVISDIKGLVKSSVNLFYGLNKFSKISVENIILSKDLEPNDDRDIVFIDDFIGSGNQATKYIKQLKREGKIDKQKLYLFAIVGLSEGIKRLEEEKLFSEVKVVHKIEHKAFDNSYIFSTSDAGKAKDVISNIGKQLTDEKMSLGYDNSQALVFFHNSSPNNSLPIFWAEGKCKILEGIDKESSEITWNPLFPRKEKGMHIYSENVTNITSEEKSYKNLKKIIKDINGNNEITDNITYILMKIIKEGNNTYIYDEKELSKFISEDDLKLDNRINKALYSNSLEWLGKTKNNYFVKYGIGYILKLNEFQQELKHYIFSKEEDADFTYILNKIDQDKKAVSYTSDSFNFLNTKKPEYEPYTLADKVQPNDTIRIMSYHYRYALTQDKIMNIFEKKLKQNVKIKIMLMHPYSPHIRLPQTRNEIIQATSNLIDIAIKERSRHLEVRYYGKKLVDDQQNESKNFLFRGHIYGNEAIAFVPFPSKRSNGTVLGDPYYLTWDKQNVFVFINKDNDSLLNIIELYQNYFDDIWYDSSTLINEFLEEEMINGIDNKLISQLSDKFKSYNELKNITNWYENNENIVSDIKNKELVQIEIHPTNKCNLICSFCFYKDRRIYQEMNTSTLERIIDDVYKYGKRIIFSGGGEPTYYSDIESIIKKCKEYKLPIGIITNGYFDKSFIDCIYRNFEKDDFIRFSIDAGSSKNFNNIKGIRGNGDIYNKILNNIKTISEYNNRHFEVSIGYAVGSKNCDLSEIFSFLDFLRRNIKSDIKIMFRPIIDIPEEELFSSESLNNEQIDMLLNNIFEIERKIPIEVKHNLSDFVLRLETLKNTRNYGIIRNSNTNENRCYIAYSAPIIEPDGNIFLCHISSKLWRINKDSPGSLIGYSVENPIGQIINNRNFSDIWDDFKNKPNNKYYYCNNSKLCNPRDLLLNKKMNRNYVLQMQNQPP